In the genome of Mixta calida, the window GAACCTGTAATACCTTGTTAAGCGCCTGGTCCGAATGTTCGCTGTCAAGCCAGTGAACATTCTGCCAGCCGCGTAGCCAGGTGATTTGGCGCTTGGCGAGTTGTCGGGTCGCGCAAATTCCCCGATAAACCATTTCGTTGTAATCAATCTCGCCTTCAAGGTAGGACCACATCTGGCGATATCCGACACAACGAATGGAAGGCAAATCCGTATGCAAATCTCCCCTTGCAAACAGCGCGCGCGCTTCGGCTTCAAAACCTGAAGCCAGCATTTGTTCAAAACGCAACGCAATACGCTGATGCAACAATTCACGGCTCGCCGGAGCGATAGCGAACTGAATGACATCGTAAGGCAACGCCTCACCCGCGGTTTTCGTCAGTTCTGTTAAAGTTTTACCCGAAATAAAAAAAACTTCCAGTGCCCGCGAGAGTCTCTGGGGATCATTCGGATGAATACGAGCGCCAGCAATGGGATCAATTTCACATAATTGGCGGTGCAGGGCTTCCCATCCCTGTTCACGCGCCGTTTGCTCTATCCGTTCGCGCACCTCCGGATCGGCCGAGGGCAACGGCGACAATCCTTCCAGCAGCGCTTTGAAGTAGAGCATGGTTCCACCAACAAGCAACGGAATTCGCCCTTTTGAGGTAATCTCCGCCATTTCCGCTAACGCATCGCGACGAAAGTCGGCCGCCGAGTAGGCTTCCGACGGATCGCGGATGTCCAGCAGACGATGGGGCGCCTGCGCCAGCTCCTCCGCGGATGGCTTGGCAGTGCCAATATCCATGCCGCGATAAATCAGGGCTGAATCAACGCTTATCAGCTCTACCGGCAACTGCTTGCGCAGCGAAATCGCCAACGCCGTTTTGCCGGAGGCCGTCGGCCCCATCAAAAAAATCGCCTTAGGCCGGCCCGCCATTCTGCTTTCACTCATGCTTCAGGGCGTTTAACGCCTTTTCTGTGTCGATCGGTTGTAATAAACCCGGAGGTGGCGATTTTAATAGCGCCGGACAGAGCCGTTCGACATCCGCCAGCAGCGCTATCGCCTGTGAATGATTCCAGTGCGTATGCTCTACCTCAGCCTGACGCGCCAGCCATTGGGCTAACAGCGTCGAGGAAATATCCTGCTGACGGGCGAGATAGCCTAACAGTTCTGGAATCAAGTTTTGTAAATTTTGTTGGCGCAATGGTAAAGGCACCGCGCGTAGCGTCACATGCTGCCCATCGCTTTGCAAATCAATACCCAACAGGCGCAGCAGCTCATCGTGCCGCTGCATTGCCTGTCGTTCCGCCTGGGCCAGCTTTAACCTGACCGGAATCAGCAACGGCTGAGGCTTCA includes:
- the miaA gene encoding tRNA (adenosine(37)-N6)-dimethylallyltransferase MiaA → MSESRMAGRPKAIFLMGPTASGKTALAISLRKQLPVELISVDSALIYRGMDIGTAKPSAEELAQAPHRLLDIRDPSEAYSAADFRRDALAEMAEITSKGRIPLLVGGTMLYFKALLEGLSPLPSADPEVRERIEQTAREQGWEALHRQLCEIDPIAGARIHPNDPQRLSRALEVFFISGKTLTELTKTAGEALPYDVIQFAIAPASRELLHQRIALRFEQMLASGFEAEARALFARGDLHTDLPSIRCVGYRQMWSYLEGEIDYNEMVYRGICATRQLAKRQITWLRGWQNVHWLDSEHSDQALNKVLQVLGANLG